The sequence below is a genomic window from Oscillospiraceae bacterium.
CTGGGCCAAGGTGCTCTCCCTGATGGAGAACGAGATGACCGCCACAACCATCAACACCTGGTTTGACGACGCCCGGGCGGTCTCGCTGGACGCCGACAAATTCGTCCTGCACACCCCCTCCAATTTTAAGCGGGACATTATCCTCTCCCGCTATCTGCCCGCCGTGCAGAAGGCGCTGCACGAGCTGTTCTCTGCCGACTTCGAGGTGGTGGTGCTGGGCGAGGGGGAGTTGGAGGACTTTTCCAAGGGCGAGGACGCGGCCTTTCTGCCCGGCACGGAGGAGTACACCTTCGAGCGCTTCGTGGTGGGCTCGTCCAACAAATTCGCCCACGCCGCCGCCCTGGCGGTGGCGGAGAACCCGGCCCACAGCTACAACCCGCTGTTCATCTACGGTGAATCCGGCCTGGGCAAGACCCATCTGCTCTACGCCATCGCCCACCGCATCCACCGGGATCACCCGGACTACCGCATCCTCTACATCAAGGGAGACGCCTTCACCAACGAGCTGATCCAGGCCATCCGGGAGGGGCGCAACGCGGAGTTTCGGGAGAAGTACCGCTACGCCGACGTGTTTCTGATGGACGACGTGCAGTTCATCGCGGGCAAGGAGAGCTCCCAGGAGGAGATGTTCCACACCTTCAACACCCTCTACGAGGCCGGGCGGCAGATCGTCTTCACCGCCGACCGCCCCCCCAAGGAGATGCTGCGCCTGGACGACCGGCTGCGCACCCGCTTTGAGTGGGGCCTGCCCGTGGACATCCAGCCCCCCGACTACGAGACCCGGGTGGCCATCATCAAAAACAAGGCCATCCGCCGGGGCATGAACCTGCCCGACCCCGTTTTGCAGTACATCGCCGACAACATCACCTCCAACGTGCGCCAGATCGAGGGCACGGTGAACAAGATTCTGGCCTTTCAGGAGCTGATGGGGGAGAGCGTGGACGTGGACGTGGTGACCAAAGCCGTAAAGGACATGTTCAAGGACAAGGCGGACTTCCTGCCCTCGCCCGACGTGATCATCGAGGAGGTCTGCAAGTTCTACTCCATCGAGAACGACGCCCTCCGGGGCCAGGGCCGCACCAAGGACACCGCGCTGGCCCGCCAGATCGCCATGTACGAGATCCGGCGCATGACCAATTTGTCCCTGAAGGAGATCGGCCGGGAGTTTGAAAACCGGGACCACACCACGGTGATGCACTCCATCGAACGGGTGGAGAAGCTGATGAAGCAGAGCCCCGAGGTGGCCGAGGTCATCAAGGACATCAACACCAACATCAACGCCCGCTACGAGTAGGGAGGGGTGTGCCCTTTTCCACACGCCGATGTGGAAATCCACAGGGGCTCCTGTGGATAAACTCACGCTCTGCCGCCCCGCTGTGGACAAGCATCCGATTTCTCCACAACCCCTGTGGACGCGCTTTTCGTTCCGGCCCAGCCGTTTTCGGCGTTTTTCCACAGGATTTTTCCCTACGGCGTCTGTTACGATCTAAAACCCCTCTCCTCTCCTTGCGCGCTGCGCGCAGTGAGCAAAGAATCCAAATCCACGAAACGGAGGTCCATCTATGAAATTCAGCTGTGAAAAGGCCCTTTTACAGGCGGCCATCTCCACCGCATCCAGGGCGGTGTCCCCAAAGAGCTCCATCCCCGCGCTGGAGGGCATCCTGCTGGAGGCCGACCGGGAACTGCGCCTGACCGGCTACAACCTGGAGACCGGCATCCGCACCACCGTGCCCGCCGACATCGCCCAGGGCGGCACCCTGGTGCTGGGCGCGCGCCTCTTCGGCGAGATCATCCGCAAGCTGCCCGACGACGTGGTGGTGTTCAGCGCGGAGAACTATATGGTCAACATCAAGTGCGGCATGAGTGAGTTCAACATTCTGGGCACCGACCCGGAGGAGTTCCCCGAGCTGCCCACCGTGGAGTACCAGAACTCCTTCACCCTGCCCCAGACTAAGCTGAAGGCCATGATCGGCCAGACCCTCTTCGCCGTCAGCGACAACGAGAGCCGCCCCATCCACACCGGCTCCCTCTTTGAGGTGGATGAGGCGGGGCTGACCATCGTGTCGGTGGACGGCTACCGCCTGGCCCTGCGCCATGAGGCCATCGAGGCCAAGGAGGGCAGCGAGTCCTTCTCCTTCGTGGTGCCCGGCGCCGCCCTGGGCGAGGTGGAGAAAATCTGCTCCGACGTGGAGGAGGCCGCCAGCGTCACCCAGGGCGCCCGGCACGTGATGTTCAAGGTGGGCTCCACCATGCTGGTCTCCCGCCGGCTGGAGGGGGAGTTTCTGGCCTACCGGCAGGCCATCCCCCGCAACAACTCCATCCAGGTGGAGGGGGATACCCGCGCCCTGCTGTCCTCCATCGACCGTGTGAGCCTCATTATCTCGGACAAGCTGAAAAGCCCCCTACGCTGCGTGTTTGACGAAAACGTGCTGAAGATCAGCACCAAGACCGCCATCGGCGACGCGGCCGACGTGTGCCCCCTGTCCGGGGACGGCGGCGGGCTGGAGATCGGCTTCAACAACAAGTACCTGATGGACGCCCTCAAGGCCGCCCCCGCCGACCGGGTGCGGCTGGAGCTGACCACCGGGGTCTCCCCCTGCGTAATCCTGCCCGCCGAGGGGGAGGAGAATTTCCTCTACATGGTGCTGCCCGTGCGCCTGAAGGCGGGGGAGTAGCCCATGGAGCCGCGTGAGGTCAAGATCCACACCGAGTTTATCAAGCTGGAGGGCCTTTTGAAGTTCGAGGGAGAGGCCGAGACCGGCGGGGAGGCCAAGGCCATGATCCAGTCCGGCCTGGTGAAGGTCAACGGCGAGGTGTGCACCCAGCGGGGGCGCAAGCTGCGCCCCGGGGACGAGGTGGCCCTGGCAGGGGCCGTTTTGAAGCTGGTATGATCATCCGTTCGGTCAGTCTGGACTTTTTCCGCAACTACGCCCACGTGGACGCCGCCTTCCACCCCCGCTTCAACGTGATTTACGGGGAGAACGCCCAGGGCAAGACCAACCTGCTGGAGGCGCTGGGCTACCTCTCCACCGCCAAATCCCACAGGGCCCGCTTTGACCGGGAGCTCATCTACTTCGGCGTGGACTCCGCCTTTGTGAAGGGGGAGATCTCCGCCCGGGAGCGGGACTTCACCCTGGAGGCCCGGCTCCACCGGGGGCAGCGGCGGCAGCTCTTCTCCAACGGGGTGCGGCTCAAGACGGCGGGGGAGCTGTCCGGCGTGCTGAACACCGTGCTCTTCTGCCCGGAGGATCTCCAGCTCATCCGGGCGGGGGCGGCGGAGCGCCGGGCCTTCCTGGACGACTGTATCTGCCAGCTCCGTCCTCGGTACGCCGAGGCGCTGGCCGAGTACCGCCGCCTCTACGAGCACAAGACCCGCATTCTGCGGGACTGGGAGGAGAAGCCCTCCCTGCTGGACACGCTGGACGAGTTCAATCTGCGCATGGCCCAGGTGGGGGCGGTCATCATCCACTACCGGGCCCATTTCGTGCGCAAGCTGGGCCAGTTCACGCCCCCCATCCACCAGGATTTCTCCGGCGGGCGGGAGGCGCTGGCCCTGCACTACGAGACGGTCAAGACGGTGCGCAATCCGGAGGGGGGCGTGCGGGAGATCCTGCCCGCCCTGCTGGAGCACCAGGAGGCCCACCGCCAGGCCGAGCTGGACAGCCGCAGCTGCCTGTCCGGGCCCCACAAGGACGATCTGAGCGTGGAGATCGATGGGCGCAGCGCCCGGCAGTACGCCTCCCAGGGCCAGACCCGGACGGCGGCCCTCTCCCTCAAGCTGGCTTCCCGGGAAATCTTCCACGAGGACACCGGCCAGTGGCCGGTGCTGCTGCTGGACGACGTGCTCTCCGAGCTGGACGAGCGCAGGCGGGACTTCGTGCTGGGCCGGATCAGCGGCGGGCAGGTGTTCATCACCTGCTGCGAGGAGGAGGGGCTCCGGGGCCTGGAGCAGGGGGCCGTGTTCCACGTACGGGAGGGGGCCATCGTCAGTTAGCCATGTTTTTGTATACCTCATTGTTGTTTCTGACGGGGGGCGGGCCGGTGCTGGCCGCCGTCCTCTTCCTGGCGCTGCTGGGCGTGGGGCTGGCCATCCAGCTCTGGCTGTGCCGCATCCGCGCCCCGCTGGCGGTGCGCCTGCTGCCCGTCGTGCTGGCGGCGCTGGTGCTGCTGCTGCTGTGGAGCTTCTACGGCGGAGCGCTCTACCTGCCCCTGCCCGCCTATAATTCGCTGGTGCGCAGCGGCGTAATCCGGGTGTGGGGAATTTTGGCCGAGGGCTTCCTCCTGGGCGCCCTCGCAGGCTGGGTTATTTGGCTTATCCACCCCAAGGTGACGAAAAAGAAATAGGAGATCCGTATGCCCATCATTCTCGCGCTGTTCTGCCTGCTGCCCCTGGCGGCGGGCGCCGTTATCGAATACGTGGTGTGCCGCTTCCCGCGCAGAAAGGCCTGGAGGCTGCTGCCCCCCTGCGCCGTGATCGCCCTGGCCGCGCTGATCGGGGTGGGGCGGTACAACCTGTGGACCTCGCCGGAGGTCTCCCCGTGGACCCAGCTGGTCATTTTCCCGGGGCTGCCCGCCCTTTTCCTGCTGCTGGGCCTGCTGCTGGGCTGGCGGTGGTGGAAGCGGCGCTGGTCGCCCCGTGTGATCAAGGACAAGTGAGGAGGCGCGTATGAGCGGGAAAGAGCTGCGGCTCAGGCGGATAGGGCGAGCGATGGCGGGCGATTCGTGAATCGCCCCTACGGGTCTGGAGCAGCGGGCCGATGTGGGAATCGGTCCCTACGAGTGCCAAGCGCTGTATGGGGCATGGCAGTACGGGCGGCTTTTCAGGCACTCCTTGAATCGTAACTATTTTCAAGTCTGGGCGGGTCATGTGCCGCAGGGTCCAGGTGTCCGGGGGACACCCTGATGCATTCGGGCGTAGCCGCTTTTAAAAAGCGCAGCCCTGGTTGTTTCTTCCCGGGGTTCTTTGCAACCAAAGAACCCCGCCGCCGGAGGCCGGGCCTCCTAACAGAAACAGGAGGAGATCCCTATGTATCTGCACCTGGGACAATCGGTGGTGGTCCCCTACCGGGAGGTGGTGGGCCTGTTCGACCTGGACAACACCAGCGCCTCCCACCTGACCCGCGCCTTTCTGGAGCGGGCGGAGCGGGAGGGCAGGGTGGTCAACGTCTCGGACGATCTGCCCAAGGCCTTCGTCCTGTGCCGCGGCCGGGACGGCGTGTCCAGGGTCTATCTCTCGCAGCTTTCCACAGCCACTCTGCTCAAACGGGCGGAGAACGGTGTGTTTGAATAATTGACAGATTCCAACGGAGGTTAAAGTATGTCTGAAGAACTGGAAAACGGCACGACACAAATGGAGCAGGTGGAGCACGAGTACGGCGCCAGCGAGATCCAGGTGCTGGAGGGGCTGGAGGCCGTGCGCAAGCGCCCCGGCATGTATATCGGCTCCACCTCTGAGAGCGGCCTGCACCATCTGGTCTACGAGATTGTGGACAACGCCATCGACGAGGCGCTGGCCGGCTACTGCGACGACATCACGGTCAAGATCGGCGAGGGGAACATTGTCACGGTCATCGACAACGGCCGCGGCATCCCGGTGGACATCCAGCAGCAGACCGGCAAGCCCGCCCTGGAGGTGGTGCTCACCATCCTGCACGCGGGCGGCAAGTTCGGCGGCGGGGGCTACAAGGTCTCCGGCGGCCTGCACGGCGTGGGTGCCAGCGTGGTCAACGCCTTGAGCGAGTGGATGGAGGTCCGTGTCTACAAGGACGGACAGATCTACGAGATGAAGTTCGCCCGGGGCGCGGTGACCCAGCCGCTGACCATCCTGGGCCCCACCGACCGCCACGGCACCGAGGTGGTCTTCAAGCCCGACCCGGACATGTTCGAGGTGACGGAGTACAATTACGACACCCTCCACACCCGTATGCGGGAGGAGGCCTTCCTCAACGCCGGGGTGCGCATCCGCACCATCGACGAGCGCGCCGGGCAGGAGCAGAGCGACGTGATGCACTACGCCGGCGGAATTCGGGAATTTGTGAGTTATGTCAACCGCAACAAGACCGCCCTGCACGAAGAGGTGATCTACATCTCCGGCCAGAAGGGCGACTCCATGGCCGAGGTGGCGTTCCAATATAACGACAGCTATAACGAGCTGATCCTCTCCTTTGCCAACAACGTCCACACTCCGGAGGGCGGTATGCACGAGGAGGGCTTCAAGCGGGCCCTGACCACCACCCTCAACGCCTATGGGCAGAAGGTGGGTATGCTGAAAAACGAGGAGAAGGTCTCGGGCGAGGACTGCCGGGAGGGCCTGGCCTGCATCATCTCGGTGAAGCTGACCGACGCGCAGTTTGAGGGCCAGACCAAGGCCAAGCTGGGCAACAGCGAGATCCGCACCCTGGTGATGGGCCTTGTCTCCGACAAGCTGGAGGAGTACCTGGAGGAGCACCCCCAGGTGGGCAAGGCCATTTTGGAAAAGGCCCTCACGGCCAACCGGGCCCGTGAGGCGGCCCGCCGCGCCCGGGAGAACATCCGCCGGAAAAACGCCCTGGACGGGGCCACCCTGCCCGGCAAGCTGGCCGACTGCTATGAGCGGGACGCGGCGCTGACCGAGCTCTACATCGTGGAGGGCGACTCGGCAGGCGGCTCGGCCAAGCAGGGCCGGGATTCCCGGTACCAGGCCATCCTGCCCCTGTGGGGCAAGATGCTCAACGTGGAGAAGGCCCGGGCCGACAAGGTCTACGGCAACGACAAGCTCACCCCGGTCATCACCGCCCTGGGGGCCGGCATCGGGGAGGACTTCGACGCGGAGAAGCTGCGCTACCACAAGGTGGTCATCATGGCGGACGCCGACGTGGACGGCGCCCATATCCGCACCCTGATGCTGACCTTCTTCTTCCGCTTCATGCGCCCGCTGATCGACAAGGGCTACGTGTACGCCGCCGTGCCGCCGCTGTACAAGCTGGTGCGGGGCAAGGTGACCCGGGTGGCCTTCTCCGACGAGGAGCGCGACCGTGTCTCCGCCGAGATGCGGGGCGACAATATGAACGCCAAGGTGGACATCAGCCGCTTCAAGGGCCTGGGCGAGATGAACCCGGAGGAGCTGTGGGAGACCACCATGAATCCGGAGACCCGCACCCTCAAGCGCATCACCATGGAGGACGCGGTGGCGGCGGACGAGATCTTCACCCTCCTGATGGGGGAGCGGGTGGAGCCCCGCCGGGAGTATATCGAGCGCAACGCGGCCCGGGCGGTGAACCTGGACTATTAGGGACGAAATGGATCATTGACAATGTATAATTGAGAATTCAGGACGGGGTGCGCCCGCCGCAGCGAAATTATCAATTATCCATTCTCAATTTTCAATTCTCAACGGATGGAAGGACACTTCATATATGGCTAAGAAGGACGACTACCAGACAAAGGATATTACCTTTCCCGATCAGAAGATTATAGAGATCAACCTGGAGCACGAGATGCAGGACGCGTATATCGAGTACGCCATGAGCGTCATCGTGGGCCGGGCGTTGCCCGACGTGCGGGACGGCCTGAAGCCGGTGCACCGCCGCATCCTCTACTCCATGTACGAGAGCGGACTGACCAGCGACAAGCCCTACAAGAAGTCGGCCACCTGCGTGGGCGACGTGCTGGGCAAGTACCACCCCCACGGCGACGCCTCGGTGTACGACGCGCTGGTGCGTCTGGCCCAGGACTTCTCCATGCGCTACCCCCTGGTGGACGGCCACGGCAACTTCGGATCCATCGACGGCGATCCCCCGGCCGCCTACCGATACACCGAGGCCCGCATGGCGAAGATCACCAACGAGCTGCTGCGGGACATCGACAAGGAGACGGTGGACTGGGACCCCAACTTCGACGAGTCCATGAAGGAGCCCCGGGTGGTGCCCTCCCGCTTCCCCAACCTGCTGGTGAACGGCTCCAGCGGCATCGCCGTGGGCATGACCACCAATATCCCCCCCCACAACCTGCGTGAGGTCATCAACGCCGCCATCTGCGTGCTGGACAACCCGGAGGCCGGGCTTGAGGACCTGATGGAGCACGTGAAGGGCCCCGACTTTCCCACCCGGGGCATCATTATGGGCCGCTCCGGCATCCGGGCGGCCTACGCCACGGGCAAGGGCCATATCCGCGTCCGGGCCCGCACCGAGATGGAGGAGTTCGGCCAGGGCCGCACCCGCATCGTGGTCACCGAGCTGCCCTACCAGGTGAACAAGGCCCGGCTGGTGGAGAACATCGCCGAGCAGGTGCACGACAAGCGGCTGGACGGCATCTCCGGCCTGCGGGACGAGTCCGACGGCAAGAAGGGCATGCGCCTGGTCATCGAGCTCAAGAAGGACGCCAACCCCCAGGTGGTGCTGAACCGCCTGTTCTCCCAGACCCAGATGCAGACCACCTTCGCCGTGGTCATGCTGGCCCTGGTGAACAACCAGAAGCAGCCAAAGATCCTCACCCTGCGGCAGATCCTGGACGAGTACATCGAGTTCCAGAAGCAGATCATCACCCGGCGCACCATCTTCGACCGCCGCAAGGCGGAGGAGCGGGCCCATCTGCTCCAGGGCCTGCTGATCGCCCAGGACAACATCGACGAGGTCATCAGGATCATCCGCGAGAGCTACGACGACGCCAGGGATAAGCTGATGGAGCGCTTCGGGCTCAGCGAGGTGCAGGCCCAGGCCATCCTGGACATGCAGCTCAAGCGCCTGCAGGGCCTGGAGAAGGAGAAGCTGGAGGCGGAGTTCGAGGAGCTTGCGAAAAAGATCGCCTACTACAATGAGCTGCTCTCCTCCAATGAGCTGCTGTGCCAGGTGCTCAAGACCGAGCTGACCGAGATCCGGGACAAGTTCGGAGATGACCGCAAGACCGAGATCGGCTTCGCGGAGGACGACATCGACATCGAGGACCTCATCGAGGAGGAACAGTGCGTCTTTACCCTGACCAGCGCGGGATATATCAAGCGCACGCCTGTGTCCACCTACCGCTCCCAGCGCCGGGGCGGGCGGGGCATCACGGCCCAGTCCCTCAAGGAGGAAGACGTGGTGGAGACCCTCTTCACCGCCTCCACCCACGACTATATCCTCTTCTTCACCAACCGGGGCCGGGTGCACCGGAAGAAGGGCTACCAGATCCCGGAGGCGGGCCGCACCGCCAAGGGCACCAATATCGTCAACGTCCTGCCCGTGGAGAGCGACGAGAAGGTGACCGCCATGATCCACCTGCGGGAGTACAGCGACGACCGCTACCTGGTCATGGTCACCCGCAACGGCACGGTGAAGCGCATCCAGCTCTCCGCCATCAACACGGCGCGCAAGGCGGGCATCCGCTGCATCACCCTGGAGGAGGGGGACGACCTGATCTGCGTGCGGGAGACCGACGGGGAGCAGGCCATCCTGATCGCCACCCACGAGGGTATGGCCATCTGCTTCAAGGAGAGCGACGTGCGCTGCATGGGCCGGGACGCCTGCGGCGTGCGGGGCATCAGGCTGCGCCCCGGGGACTTCGTGGTGGGGGCCGCCCGGGCCAAGTACGACCACCAGGTGCTCATGGTCACCGAGAACGGCTACGGCAAGCGCACGCCCATGGACGAGTATATCCGCGCCGACGGCCCCCAGAACCGGGGCGGCTACGGCCTGAAGGGCTATCAGGTCACCGGGAAGACCGGCTGCGTGGTGGCCGTCAAGGTGGTCAGCGAGGAGGACGACATCCTGGTCATCAACGACGCGGGGGTCATCATCCGCATGGGCGCCGCGGGCGTCAACCTCTACAGCCGCACGGCCCAGGGCGTGAAGATCATGAACCTGGGGGAGGGGGAGAAGGTCATCTCCCTGGCCCGCGCCGAGAAGGAAGAGGAGGAAGAGATTCCCGCGGAGGAGATCGCCCTTGAGGAAACCGGCGGGGACGCCGGGGAGCAGGAATGAAACAAGTCACCATCTATACGGACGGGGCCTGCTCGGGCAACCCCGGCCCCGGCGGCTGGGGGGCCATCCTCCGGTACGGGGCGTTTGAAAAGGAGCTGTCCGGCGGCGAGGCCCACACCACCAACAACCGCATGGAGCTCACCGGGGTAATCTCCGCGCTGGAGGCCCTGAAGGAGCCCTGCGTGGTGGAGCTCTACTCCGACTCCAAGTACGTCATCGACGCGCTGGACAAGGGGTGGGCCAAGGGCTGGAAGGCCCGGGGCTGGGTGAAGGGGGACAAGAAGCCCGCGCTGAACCCGGACCTCTGGGAGCGCCTGCTGGCGCTGTGCGAATTCCACACGGTAAATCTCCACTGGGTAAAGGGCCACGCGGAAAACAGGTACAACAACCGCTGCGACGAGCTGGCGGTGGCCCAGAGCCGCAAATTCAAATAAGTTATCCACAGTGCCACGGCGGAGTGTGGACAAAACAAGGAGGCGGACGCAATTGCGTCCGCCTCCTTGTTTTTAAAATCAGGCGGGTAAGGATGCTCAAAGCCTCCCCTCATAGGGGGGCCGGGGGGCTTGCCCTAATCGAAGAGAAACAGCGCCTCGATGGGGGCCCCCACCGCCCTGGACAGGTCGATGGCCAGCTTGAGGGAGGGGTTGTACCGCCCCGCCTCCAGGCGGATGATGGTCTCCCGCCGTACCCCCACCCGCTCCGCAAGCTCCTCCTGTGTGAGGCCGGCGCGGATGCGGTGCTCCTTGAGTTTACATAAGAACTCACCCATCAGTCGGCAACCCGGTCAAAGTAGAGTATGAGGGCGGGGGAGAGGATCATACACAGGCCGTACCCCAGGGAGCCCGCCAGCAGGACCGTGGAGCCGGGAACGCCCTTGGACAGGGCGAAGAGCAGGAGGAAGGCCAGCAGGCAAAAGAGGGTGCACATGACCTGGGCGGCCCGCCGCTGATTTTCCAACAGCCGCTCATCCTCCTTTTGCCCCATCAGCTTGGACCAGAAGTACCAGCCGAAAAAGCCGAAGAAAATAAAGAAAAAGTATTGCGAGTTGTGCGCGTCGCCGGGCAGCAGCCCCAAAAAGCCCAGCAGGCCCAGAATCCCCATCCAGGCGGGTATTTTAATGTCGCGTCTCTTTTTCACTGTGGCCATCCTCTCGTGATGTGATAAATATATCACTTAATGAGACAAATATATCACATCACGATCCCTTTGTCAACCACAATAAGACCCGCCGGAAAAAAACGGACCCCTACTCCCACCGGAAGAACCGGACGGCAAGCCCGGCGCAGATCACCGCCAGCGCGGCCAAAACGAGGCCGGGGACCAGCGCATGTTCGGCGGGCAGGCCCAGGCAGGCGGCCTTGAGCAGCTTGATGCCCTGGGTCAGGGGGAGAAGGTCGGCCACCCGCTGCAGCGCGGCGGGCATGACCTCGTAGGGCAGGGTGGCGCCGGAGAAAATCAGCATGGGGAAGTAGAGGACGCTGGCAAGCACGCCGGCGATTTTGGTGTTGGGGGACAGGCCGCCCACCAGCAGGCCGATGCTGAAAATGGACAGCAGCACCAGCAGATAGCCGCCCAGGAAGAGGGGCAGGGAGCCCCGGAGCCGCACGCCGAACAGCAGGAAGCCCGCCGCCCGGAGCAGCAGCAGGGAGGCCAGGGCGTACAGCGTGTAGATCGCCACCTGCACCAGCAGGATCATGGCGGGGCTGACGGGGGTCACCCGGAAGCGCTTGAGGATCTTGCGGCTGCGGTAGTCGCTCACCACCAGCGGCAGTCCCATCACGCCCCCGGCGCAGATGGAGATGGAGGCCAGCGCGCCGAAGGACTGCTCCAGAAAGCTGTACCCCGCCC
It includes:
- the recF gene encoding DNA replication and repair protein RecF, with the translated sequence MIIRSVSLDFFRNYAHVDAAFHPRFNVIYGENAQGKTNLLEALGYLSTAKSHRARFDRELIYFGVDSAFVKGEISARERDFTLEARLHRGQRRQLFSNGVRLKTAGELSGVLNTVLFCPEDLQLIRAGAAERRAFLDDCICQLRPRYAEALAEYRRLYEHKTRILRDWEEKPSLLDTLDEFNLRMAQVGAVIIHYRAHFVRKLGQFTPPIHQDFSGGREALALHYETVKTVRNPEGGVREILPALLEHQEAHRQAELDSRSCLSGPHKDDLSVEIDGRSARQYASQGQTRTAALSLKLASREIFHEDTGQWPVLLLDDVLSELDERRRDFVLGRISGGQVFITCCEEEGLRGLEQGAVFHVREGAIVS
- the gyrA_1 gene encoding DNA gyrase subunit A, with product MAKKDDYQTKDITFPDQKIIEINLEHEMQDAYIEYAMSVIVGRALPDVRDGLKPVHRRILYSMYESGLTSDKPYKKSATCVGDVLGKYHPHGDASVYDALVRLAQDFSMRYPLVDGHGNFGSIDGDPPAAYRYTEARMAKITNELLRDIDKETVDWDPNFDESMKEPRVVPSRFPNLLVNGSSGIAVGMTTNIPPHNLREVINAAICVLDNPEAGLEDLMEHVKGPDFPTRGIIMGRSGIRAAYATGKGHIRVRARTEMEEFGQGRTRIVVTELPYQVNKARLVENIAEQVHDKRLDGISGLRDESDGKKGMRLVIELKKDANPQVVLNRLFSQTQMQTTFAVVMLALVNNQKQPKILTLRQILDEYIEFQKQIITRRTIFDRRKAEERAHLLQGLLIAQDNIDEVIRIIRESYDDARDKLMERFGLSEVQAQAILDMQLKRLQGLEKEKLEAEFEELAKKIAYYNELLSSNELLCQVLKTELTEIRDKFGDDRKTEIGFAEDDIDIEDLIEEEQCVFTLTSAGYIKRTPVSTYRSQRRGGRGITAQSLKEEDVVETLFTASTHDYILFFTNRGRVHRKKGYQIPEAGRTAKGTNIVNVLPVESDEKVTAMIHLREYSDDRYLVMVTRNGTVKRIQLSAINTARKAGIRCITLEEGDDLICVRETDGEQAILIATHEGMAICFKESDVRCMGRDACGVRGIRLRPGDFVVGAARAKYDHQVLMVTENGYGKRTPMDEYIRADGPQNRGGYGLKGYQVTGKTGCVVAVKVVSEEDDILVINDAGVIIRMGAAGVNLYSRTAQGVKIMNLGEGEKVISLARAEKEEEEEIPAEEIALEETGGDAGEQE
- the dnaN gene encoding DNA polymerase III subunit beta; the protein is MKFSCEKALLQAAISTASRAVSPKSSIPALEGILLEADRELRLTGYNLETGIRTTVPADIAQGGTLVLGARLFGEIIRKLPDDVVVFSAENYMVNIKCGMSEFNILGTDPEEFPELPTVEYQNSFTLPQTKLKAMIGQTLFAVSDNESRPIHTGSLFEVDEAGLTIVSVDGYRLALRHEAIEAKEGSESFSFVVPGAALGEVEKICSDVEEAASVTQGARHVMFKVGSTMLVSRRLEGEFLAYRQAIPRNNSIQVEGDTRALLSSIDRVSLIISDKLKSPLRCVFDENVLKISTKTAIGDAADVCPLSGDGGGLEIGFNNKYLMDALKAAPADRVRLELTTGVSPCVILPAEGEENFLYMVLPVRLKAGE
- a CDS encoding RNA-binding protein, encoding MEPREVKIHTEFIKLEGLLKFEGEAETGGEAKAMIQSGLVKVNGEVCTQRGRKLRPGDEVALAGAVLKLV
- the gyrB_1 gene encoding DNA gyrase subunit B; amino-acid sequence: MSEELENGTTQMEQVEHEYGASEIQVLEGLEAVRKRPGMYIGSTSESGLHHLVYEIVDNAIDEALAGYCDDITVKIGEGNIVTVIDNGRGIPVDIQQQTGKPALEVVLTILHAGGKFGGGGYKVSGGLHGVGASVVNALSEWMEVRVYKDGQIYEMKFARGAVTQPLTILGPTDRHGTEVVFKPDPDMFEVTEYNYDTLHTRMREEAFLNAGVRIRTIDERAGQEQSDVMHYAGGIREFVSYVNRNKTALHEEVIYISGQKGDSMAEVAFQYNDSYNELILSFANNVHTPEGGMHEEGFKRALTTTLNAYGQKVGMLKNEEKVSGEDCREGLACIISVKLTDAQFEGQTKAKLGNSEIRTLVMGLVSDKLEEYLEEHPQVGKAILEKALTANRAREAARRARENIRRKNALDGATLPGKLADCYERDAALTELYIVEGDSAGGSAKQGRDSRYQAILPLWGKMLNVEKARADKVYGNDKLTPVITALGAGIGEDFDAEKLRYHKVVIMADADVDGAHIRTLMLTFFFRFMRPLIDKGYVYAAVPPLYKLVRGKVTRVAFSDEERDRVSAEMRGDNMNAKVDISRFKGLGEMNPEELWETTMNPETRTLKRITMEDAVAADEIFTLLMGERVEPRREYIERNAARAVNLDY
- the dnaA gene encoding chromosomal replication initiator protein DnaA, which gives rise to MNSPADIWAKVLSLMENEMTATTINTWFDDARAVSLDADKFVLHTPSNFKRDIILSRYLPAVQKALHELFSADFEVVVLGEGELEDFSKGEDAAFLPGTEEYTFERFVVGSSNKFAHAAALAVAENPAHSYNPLFIYGESGLGKTHLLYAIAHRIHRDHPDYRILYIKGDAFTNELIQAIREGRNAEFREKYRYADVFLMDDVQFIAGKESSQEEMFHTFNTLYEAGRQIVFTADRPPKEMLRLDDRLRTRFEWGLPVDIQPPDYETRVAIIKNKAIRRGMNLPDPVLQYIADNITSNVRQIEGTVNKILAFQELMGESVDVDVVTKAVKDMFKDKADFLPSPDVIIEEVCKFYSIENDALRGQGRTKDTALARQIAMYEIRRMTNLSLKEIGREFENRDHTTVMHSIERVEKLMKQSPEVAEVIKDINTNINARYE
- the rnhA gene encoding ribonuclease H; its protein translation is MKQVTIYTDGACSGNPGPGGWGAILRYGAFEKELSGGEAHTTNNRMELTGVISALEALKEPCVVELYSDSKYVIDALDKGWAKGWKARGWVKGDKKPALNPDLWERLLALCEFHTVNLHWVKGHAENRYNNRCDELAVAQSRKFK
- a CDS encoding transport permease protein produces the protein MKAFCTMLKIELKLSLRGMDMVIFALLMPLAVLVILGLLYGGRPAFEGAGYSFLEQSFGALASISICAGGVMGLPLVVSDYRSRKILKRFRVTPVSPAMILLVQVAIYTLYALASLLLLRAAGFLLFGVRLRGSLPLFLGGYLLVLLSIFSIGLLVGGLSPNTKIAGVLASVLYFPMLIFSGATLPYEVMPAALQRVADLLPLTQGIKLLKAACLGLPAEHALVPGLVLAALAVICAGLAVRFFRWE
- a CDS encoding DUF370 domain-containing protein, with the translated sequence MYLHLGQSVVVPYREVVGLFDLDNTSASHLTRAFLERAEREGRVVNVSDDLPKAFVLCRGRDGVSRVYLSQLSTATLLKRAENGVFE
- a CDS encoding transcriptional regulator produces the protein MGEFLCKLKEHRIRAGLTQEELAERVGVRRETIIRLEAGRYNPSLKLAIDLSRAVGAPIEALFLFD